TGAACTTTTGTTCAACCATAAGGATCTCAATCATGCTATCTATTGCCATTGGTGCAGACGACGCCGCATTTGAAATGAAAGATTTGATCAAACAACATCTCGCAGCGCTGAATATTCAAGTCACCGACTATTGTTTAAATACAGGGGTTAAGGATGAAATGTACCCAGATGTTGCCCATGCCGTCGCCACCGCTATTGCACAAGGAAAACATCAACGTGGGATATTAATTTGTGGGACAGGTATTGGAATGTCTATCGTTGCCAACAAAGTTGCGGGGATTCGTGCCGCACTCTGCCACGATACCTATTCAGCGGAACGCGCACAAAAAAGTAACGATGCGCAAATTATTACCTTTGGTGCGCGTGTCATTGGCTCTGAACTTGCAAAAGCTATCGTCGATACTTGGCTGGCTTCCCATTATGAAGGTGGACGTTCAGCGCCAAAAGTCGCTCGCATTAGTGAATATGAAAATGGGAAACGTTAGTTTCACGTAGACAGTTTTCTAGGAGTGTTTTTATGTACACACAGGCACAAAACCCGTTAGCGAACGCCATCCGTTTTCTTTCTATAGATGCAGTGCAAAAAGCCAACTCTGGCCACCCAGGTGCGCCAATGGGTATGGCGGATATCGCTGAAGTGCTTTGGCGAGACTACTTACAACATAACCCTGCCGACCCGACTTGGCCAAACCGTGACCGCTTTGTCCTTTCAAACGGTCATGCCTCAATGCTGCTCTATAGTTTATTACACTTAACGGGCTACGATGTTTCCATTGACGATTTAAAGCAATTTAGGCAATTGCATTCAAAAACGCCTGGGCACCCTGAATTAGGTTATACCCCTGGAGTGGAAACAACGACAGGCCCCCTTGGCCAAGGCATAGCCAACGCAGTCGGCATGGCAATTGCAGAAAAAACTCTTGGCGCGACATTTAACCGTTCTGGATTCCCTGTTATTGACCACTTCACCTATGTTTTTCTCGGGGATGGCTGCTTAATGGAGGGGATCTCCCACGAAGTGTGCTCTCTTGCGGGCACATTAAAGCTGAATAAACTCATCGCTTTTTATGATGACAACCAAATATCCATTGATGGAAATACTAAAGGTTGGTTTACGGATAACACTGCCGAACGTTTTGAAGCATATGGCTGGCATGTTATTCGCCGCATTGATGGCCATTCAAGGCCCGCCATCAAAGCGGCTATTGAGCAAGCTCGCCAACAAACGGATAAACCGACACTGATTATTTGCCGCACCACCATCGGTTATGGTTCACCAAATAAAGCCGGAACTGCAAATTCACACGGCGCGCCACTTGGTACGGAAGAAATTGCGTTAACACGCCAGCAACTAGGCTGGAAATACCCACCATTTGAAATACCTGAAGAAATTTATGAACCATGGAACGCCATCGCCCGTGGCTCGCAACAGCAATTACAGTGGGAACAAGCGATTAGAGAGTATACAAAGCAATACCCAGAACTTGCTGAACAACTCACTGCGCGGTTATCTAACCAAACGCCAAGTTCATTTGCTTCTGTGATGACAGATTACATTCAAAAGTTGAATGATAACCCTGAAACAATCGCCACCCGCAAAGCATCACAAAACACCCTCAATGTAATTGGTCCTGTTTTACCTGAATTAATTGGCGGTTCCGCAGATTTAGCACCCAGCAACCTCACCTATTGGTCTGGTTCCGTCCCAATCAATGAACAACCTGCAGGTAACTATATTCATTACGGTGTTAGGGAGTTTGGCATGACCGCCATTGCCAACGGTATTACCTTACACGGTGGTTTTCGCCCTTATACCGCAACCTTTTTGATGTTCTGCGAATATGCACAAAATGCTGTGCGCATGGCAGCACTGATGAAATTACCCCAAGTACTTGTTTATACGCATGACTCCATTGGGTTAGGGGAAGATGGGCCAACACATCAACCAGTAGAACAACTTGTTTCTTTGCGTGCAACACCGAACCTGTCCGTCTGGCGTCCGTGTTGCCAAGTGGAAACGGCGGTTGCTT
The window above is part of the Providencia sp. R33 genome. Proteins encoded here:
- the tkt gene encoding transketolase, encoding MYTQAQNPLANAIRFLSIDAVQKANSGHPGAPMGMADIAEVLWRDYLQHNPADPTWPNRDRFVLSNGHASMLLYSLLHLTGYDVSIDDLKQFRQLHSKTPGHPELGYTPGVETTTGPLGQGIANAVGMAIAEKTLGATFNRSGFPVIDHFTYVFLGDGCLMEGISHEVCSLAGTLKLNKLIAFYDDNQISIDGNTKGWFTDNTAERFEAYGWHVIRRIDGHSRPAIKAAIEQARQQTDKPTLIICRTTIGYGSPNKAGTANSHGAPLGTEEIALTRQQLGWKYPPFEIPEEIYEPWNAIARGSQQQLQWEQAIREYTKQYPELAEQLTARLSNQTPSSFASVMTDYIQKLNDNPETIATRKASQNTLNVIGPVLPELIGGSADLAPSNLTYWSGSVPINEQPAGNYIHYGVREFGMTAIANGITLHGGFRPYTATFLMFCEYAQNAVRMAALMKLPQVLVYTHDSIGLGEDGPTHQPVEQLVSLRATPNLSVWRPCCQVETAVAWQQAITNQQTPTALILSRQNLQQHSRTAEQLANIQRGGYILRSNSQTPELLLIATGSEVTLAVEAWQYLTNQGFKVNVISMPSTDTFDKQSTDYQQCVLPNHVRNRIAIEASISDYWRKYVGLDGLVMGMNSFGESAPAEQLFDYFGFTVEKLIQQSLSLLQPKA
- the rpiB gene encoding ribose 5-phosphate isomerase B; translation: MLSIAIGADDAAFEMKDLIKQHLAALNIQVTDYCLNTGVKDEMYPDVAHAVATAIAQGKHQRGILICGTGIGMSIVANKVAGIRAALCHDTYSAERAQKSNDAQIITFGARVIGSELAKAIVDTWLASHYEGGRSAPKVARISEYENGKR